The Stenotrophomonas maltophilia sequence CGGTGAAGAGCCGTGATTCGTTCACCGATCCGTGCGATACCTCGTTCGGCATCGCTGCCAGCAGCTCGACCGTGGCCGCACGCTGCCAGGCGCTGAAGGTGCCGGCGAACTTCCGCCAGCAGACCGCGTCGGAAGGCAACGTCGCCAACCGTCCGGGCCAGCAGGGCATCGCCGATTTCGACTCCGGTTCCAACGCGAACCTGAAGCCGGAAACCGCCAAGACCTGGACCGTGGGCCTGGTGTACAGCCCCGAGTTCGTGCCGGGCCTGGACGTCAGCCTGGATTGGTGGAAGATCCGCATCGACAATGCGATCGTGGGTGAGTCGGCCACCGACATCCTCAACCAGTGCTACGTGCAGGGCGTGGATTCGGCCTGCGGCCGCTTCACCCGTTCCACCAGCGCCAAGACGCTGGGCCAGGTGACGTCGCTGGACCGCTCGCTGGTCAATGCGGGCTACCGCGAAACTGCCGGCTACGACTTCAGCCTGCGTTACCGCCTGCCGGAAACCTCGTTCGGCCGCTTTGCCGCCACCTGGAACACCACCTACACCGACTACCTGGAGCAGCGCAACGACAGCGCCGCCACCACGCCGGTGGAGCAGAAGACCGGCTGGCAGGGCAACTTCCGCGTGCGTTCGACCTTCAACCTGGATTGGCAGTACGGCGACCTGGGCATCGGCTGGACCGCCCGCTACTACTCGGGCATGAAGGAAGCCTGCTCGTATGACCTGTCCGGTGGCCCGGACTGCAACATGGCCGGCTTCGTCTCGCCGTATACCGATGCGCAGCCGAGCCGCAAGGTGGGCTCCAACACCTTCCACGACCTGCAGGTGCGTTACAGCCTGCCGTGGGACGGCACCGTGTCGCTGGGCGTGAACAACGTCTTCGACCACCAGGGTCCGATCATGTACAGCCAGCCGAACAGCAGCTTCACCTACTACGGTGGCTTCGACATCGGTCGTTTCATGTACATGAAGTACCAGCAGCGCTTCTAAGCCTGCAACCGCGTTCCCGCCACAGCCAACTCTCTCCTGGCTGTGGATGGAAGCAGAGCGGCGCCCCTCGGGGCGCCGCTCTTTTTTTGGGGAAGCGGGGTCGGATCCCTTCGCCCTGCGAAGGGCCCTGCCCCCAAGGCTGCGGACGGAAAAGAGGTCAGAGCCCTCCGCGTTGCGGAGGGATCCGCCCCCGCAGCCCCGTCGGCGCTAGCGCTTGGCGCGCATCGTGCGGATGTTGTCGCCGACGAACAGGATCAGGCCGGCCCAGATCGCGGCGAAACCGATCGCCTTGGCGGTATCGAACGCTTCGTGGAAGAAGAACACCCCAAGCAGCAGCTGCAGGCTCGGCGCGATGTACTGCAGGATGCCGACCAGCGACAGCGGAATGCGCTTCACGCCGTACGCGAAGCCGATCAGCGGCACTGCGGTCACTGCGCCACCGAAGATCAGCAGCAGGTCATTGCGCCAGCCCCAGCCGTGGAAGAACGCGCCGCCATGGCCATTCTCGGCCCAGATCGCAAACGCCAGCGCCGGCAGGAACAGGTACATGCTCTCCACGCCCAGGCCGGCCACCGGGTCGACCGAGACCAGCTTGCGCAGCAGGCCATACAGGCCGAACGAACAGGCCAGGCCCAGCGCGATCCACGGTGGCGTACCCGCGTCGATGGTCAGCCAGGCCACGCCCACCGCTGCCATCGCCACCGCCACCCACTGCAGGCGGCGCAGGCGCTCCTTCAGTACCAACACGCCCAGCAGCACGTTCACCAGCGGGTTGATGAAGTAGCCCAGGCTGGTTTCGATGACGTGGCCTGCATTGACCGCCCAGATGTACAGGCCCCAGTTGAAGGCGATGGTCAGGCTCGACACCAGCAGGATCGGCAACGCGCGCGGCTGCGCGGCGATCTTCTGCCACCACCCCAGGCGCGAGCTGATCAGCAGCCAGCCCAGCACCATCACGGTGCTCCAGATGATGCGGTGGGCGATGATCTGGAACGAGGGCACCTCGTTGAGCAGGTGCCAGTACACCGGCACCAACCCCCAGATCACGAAGGTGGAGGCAGTGACCAGCAGGCCCCGGCGTTGGTCTTTCTCGTCCATGCTCATTTCTTTCGTGTCCTTGCCATTGTCAGTACCACCACACCCAGAAGAATCACCGCCATGGCGAGGAAGTCCCGCCATCCAAAGCGTTCACCATTCAATGCAGCACCCAGCAGCACGGCAATCACCGGATTGACGTACGCATAGCTGCCGGCCAGCGCCGGGCGCACGTTCTGCAACAGCCACACATAGGCGGTGAACGCGACGATGGAACCGAACACGCACAGGTAGGCCATCGCCAGCAGGCCGCCGGCATCGGGCAGCGTGGTCGGGCGCTCGCCGACCGCCAGGCCGGTCAGCACCAGCAGCACGCCACCGCAGATCATCTGCCCAGCGGCGGTCATGAACGGGCCCGGCAGGTCCAGGCCGCGTGACCACACCGAACCGAAGGCCCAGCCGATCGGCGCGATCAGCAGCAGCACCAGCCCGGTCGGTGAGGCGGTCAGGCTGCTGCCGGCATTGAGCCAGACCACGCCGGCAAAGCCGACCGCGATGCCCAGCCATTCACCCTTGCTGGCGTGCTGGCCGCGCAGCGCCGAGAACAGCGCCATCCACAGCGGCACCGAGGCCACCGCGGTGGCCGCCAGGCCCGAGGACACCTCACGCTCGGCCAGCACTACCATGCCGTTGCCCAGCACCAGCATGGTCACGCCCATCACCACCAGGTTGCGCCACTGCCGCAGGGTCGGGTTCGGCATCTTCCAGAACAGGCGCAAGGCCAGGAACATCAGGCCACCGGCAATGATGAACCGGCTGCCGGAAACCATCGTCAGCGGCAGCGCGCCACCGTGCAGGGCCTTGGCGATGCCCAGGTAGGTCGAGCCCCAGACCACATAGACCAGCAGCAATGCCAGCGCGACAAGGCCACCCCGGGGGGCAGCCGCAGACGAAGAAGGGGGAGCCGACATGACACACCAGGGAGCCGGGGGAAGGCGGATTCTAGGACGTTTTGAGTATGGTCCGGGACCCCGGACGGTGGCACGCTGTCATCCATCCATGCACCCTGCTCTGGTCTGCTACCCCGTGTTGACGGCCGATGCAGTACCAAGAGGGCTGCCCGGCCGCGCCGCCCCAAGGCCGGGCGCCGTTTTCCCTGCGCACGGACGCGCCGCATCGAGGATTCCCACCCAGATGAGCACCACGTCCCAACCTGCCGTACCCGCAAACGACCGCGCCGCCCTGCGGCGGTCGATCTCCAACACCCTCAAAGGCTCCGCCGGCAACCTGGTGGAGTGGTATGACGTCTACGTGTACTCGGTGTTCGCCGTGTACTTCGAATCGCAGTTCTTCTCGCCTGACGACAAGAACTCCACCATGTACGTGTGGGCGATCTTCGCCGCGACCTTCCTGATGCGCCCGATCGGTGCCTGGTTCTTCGGCCGCTTCGCCGACCGCCACGGCCGCCGCCTGGCACTGACAGTCTCGGTCACGCTGATGGCGCTGTGCTCGTTCCTGATCGCCATCACCCCTACCGCCGCCAGCATCGGCATCTGGGCCGCCGTGATCCTGCTGTTCGCACGCCTGCTGCAGGGCTTCGCCACGGGCGGCGAGTACGGTGCCAGCGCCACCTACATGTCCGAGGCCGCCATTCCCGGCCGTCGCGGCTTCCTGTCTTCCTTCCACTACGTCACCCTGGTCGGCGGCCATGTGCTGGCCCAGCTGACCCTGCTGCTGATGCTGACCTTCTGGGGCAAGCCGGAGATCTCCGAGTGGGGCTGGCGCATCGCCTTCGGTATCGGTGGCATCGCCGCGGTGGTGGTGTTCTGGCTGCGCCGGGGCATGGACGAAACGATGGAAGAATCGTCGATCGAGGCCGCACGCGAGGGCAAGGCAAAGAAGTCCGGTTCGATGTACGAACTGTTCGTGCACCAGTGGCGTCCGCTGCTGCTGTGCTTCCTGATCACCGCCGGTGGCACCGTGGCCTTCTACACCTATTCGGTGAACGGCCCGAAGATGATCCAGAGCGCCTTCGCCGGCAACGACCCGATGACCGGCACCCTGATCAACCTGGGCGTGCTGGCGTTCCTGATGGTGCTGCAACCGGTGGGTGGCTGGCTGTCGGACATCATCGGCCGCAAGACTCTGCTGGTGTTCTTCGGCGTCGGCGGCGTGCTGTACAGCTGGTACCTGATCACCCAGCTGCCGCACCAGCATGACGCCACCCTGGCGTTCCTGACCCTGGCACTGGCCTTCGTCATCCTCACCGGCTACACCTCGATCAACGCGGTGGTGAAGGCCGAACTGTTCCCCACCCACGTGCGTGCACTGGGCGTGGGCCTGGGTTACGCACTGGCCAACTCGCTGTTCGGTGGCACCGCCCCGCTGCTGTACCAGGGCGCACTGAAGACCGGCCATGTCGACTGGTTCGCCATCTACGTCACCGCAACGATCGCGGTCTCGCTGGTGGTCTACATCTTCTTCCTGACCAACAAGGGCCCGAACTGGCTCGACGGCACCCGCAAGTAAGGGCGCTGCAGTGATCGCGGCCACCGGTGCAATGCCGGTGGCCGCTGCGTTTCCCGCCATCCCACGGATGTGGATCGCGGCAACGCTGGCCGCAGCCGAGCGGTAGTGCCCCGTCAGCGGCGGGCAGATTCGCTCTTGTCCCGCGTGCTGCGGAACTCCGATTCCTTTTCCCACGTCGGCCAGCGGCGGCTGTTGGCCAGCTCGGCACCGAGGTCGTAGACCAGCAGGGTGTCAGCGGCGTGGCCGCTCGGGTCCCAGCTCGGGGTCCAGGCATCGCAGGCCTGGTGGTAGCAGTCGGCGAAGTACTTCTCGCGCAGCGCGCGGCCGGCTTCAACACCGCCGTCCAGCTTGTCCAGGCCCGGGCCGATGGTGATCGCCGGCACGCCCAGACGGGCGAAGGCGAAGTGGTCGGCACGGTAGAAGAAGCCGGCCTCCAGGTTCGGGTCCGGGCTGTAGCTGCGGCCGCGGGCCTTGGCCACGCGTTCCAGATCGCCTTCCAGCGAGACCCGGCCCTTGCCCCACGAGGCGATGTCACGGGTCGCGCCATCCGGGCTGAACATCTCGATGTTCAGCACCGCAGCGGTCTTGTCCAACGGCGCCAGCGGGTGCGCGGCGTAGTAGCTGGCGCCCAGCAGGCCCTTCTCTTCGGCGGTGAGGGCCACGAAGTACAGCGTGCGCTGCGGCTGCGGGCCGGCGGCGAATACGCGGCCCAGTTCCAGCACCGTGGCCACGCCGGTGGCGTTGTCGATCGCACCACGTCGGATGCGGTCGCCCTTGGCATCGGCCTGGCCGATACCGAACGCATCCCAGTGCGCGGAGAAGATCACGGCCTCGTCAGCATGTTCTCCACCGGGCAGCTTGGCCACCACGTTGCGGGTCACCACCTGCTCGCGCTTGAGCGCCAAATCCACGCTCAGCTTCGCGTTGTCCAGTGCCACCGGGCGGAAGTCGGCACGCATCGCCTTGCGCTTCTCGGCATCGAAGTCGAGGCCAGCGTCGGCGAAGATCGCCTCGGCCAGCTCGCGCTGCATCCAGCCGCGCAGCGGCGTGTGCTGGGCCATTGCTTCGGCCTGGCCGCGCTCGATGTCGAACAGCGGCGAGGTGCCCGAGCTCTTCACCGTGGCCCAGCCATACGCAGCCGGCGCGGTCTCGTGCACGATCAGCACGCCTTCGGCACCACGGCGTGCGGCTTCCTCGAATTTGTAGGTCCAGCGGCCGTAGTAGGTCACCGCCTTGCCATCGAACGCGCCCGGTGTATCGGCCTCGAAATCGGCGTCATTGATCAGCACGACGGCGATCTTGCCGTGCAGGTCCACGTCCTTGTAGTCGTTCCAGTGGCGTTCCGGGGCGTCGATGCCATAGCCGACGAACACCAGCGGCGCATCCTTGATCTGCACGCGCTTGCGCGGCTGCAGGCTCTGCAGGGTCACGTCCACACCGTTGGCCAGCGCGCGCTTGCCCTGCTTCAGCGACAGGCTGGCCTTGGCCGCACCATCCAGCTGGGCGCGCACCAGCGGCACCGGCTGCACCCAGCTGCCGTCCACGCCGCCCGGTTGCAGGCCATAGCTGCGGAACTGCTCGATCAGGTACTGCACCGTGCGCTCTTCGCCCTCGGTGGCCGGCGCGCGGCCCTCGAATTCATCCGACGCCAGTACACGCACGTGCCGCGACAGTGCCTGCGGATCGATGCCGCCACCCGGCAGGTCGTTGGCCGCATGGGCCAGGCCACCGACGAACAGGCAGGACGACAGCAGCAACACGCGCATCGGATTCACGGCAGTACCACGGCAGGCTTGGAAGTCACCAGAGTGTAACGTGGTCGTGACATCGCGGTGCAGCGTGGACTTGCGTCATCCACGCATGGCGTGGATCTACCGACGGATGCGGTCCAGCCAGCAGGCCAGGCCCTGTGCGTTCAGCTCGATGTCCATCGACAGCACGGCGGTCACCGCCGCCTGGTCCAGCGCACAGCCATGCTGTTGCGCACGCTCCAGGTACAGCGCCTGCAACGCGGCCAGCAAGCAGCGGTGGCGGTCCGGCCGACCATCGCACTGGCGGCCGATGGTCGCCATCGCATCGATCTGTTCGAACAGGTCGTTGGCCAGTTTCTCCACTTGCTCCACACGTCCGTAGTGGGTCAGGTACATCGCCTGCGGCGTGTAATCGAGCATGCGCCGGATCGAGGCCTTCATCGCCTCCGGGTCGAACTGCACCGGCGACGAGGTCGGGAAGATGAAAGCGCCCTGCGCACTGTCCAGCTCGCGGTAGGAGATGCCAAACGTATCGCCAGTGAACCAGCTGCGGCTGCGCGCATCCCACACGCAGTAGTGGTGCAGCGCATGGCCCGGCGTGTGCAGCAGCAACAGCTCGCGGCCGGCCAGGTCGATGCGGTGGCCGTCTTCGGCCACCACCACGCGCTGCTCCGGAATCGCCTCGATGCGGCCATAGCTGCGTGCGATTTCCTCGGCACCATAAACGGCGGTCGCACCGGCAATCAGCCGGGCCGGGTCGATCATGTGCGGCGCACCGCGCGGGTGCAGCACCGCCTTTGCGTTCGGCAGCTGCTGCATCAGCAGGCCAGCGCCGCCGGCGTGGTCCAGGTGCACGTGGGTCAGCAGCAGCCAGTCGACCGCGTCCACACCCAGGCCGGCGTCCGCCAGCGCCTGCAGCATGGCCGGCACTGACAGCCCGGTGCCGCAGTCGACGAAGGCCGCGCGACCGTTTTCAATGATCAGGTAGGCCGCGTCGAAATCAGGACGCTGGAAGCCGGTATCGATGGTGTGGATGCTGGGGTCGGCGGTCATCGGCACGCACCTGGCAGGATCGGGAACAGACCTCCATGGTAGGCGCGCGGGCGGCCCGGGTTCGATGCGGCTTTGGTCGGGTAGTGCCGGCCGCTGGCCGGCAACTGCATTCAACTGGCTACCCCGAGGTTGCCGGCCAGCGGCCGGCACTACCGGTCCAACCAGCGCGGCCGCAGCAGCAACGCCAGCACCAGCACCGCCAGGAACGCGCCGTAGGCGTACAGCACCGCCAGCACCTGTGGCCAGATCGGGCCGGCGCCGGGCTGCACCACGCCGATGCGGAAGCCCCACAGCATCGACACGATGCTCAGGGCGAAGGCCAGCACCAAGGTGGTGGTATCGAACAGGCGCCGCCGCGCGGTGCGCGGCTGGCGCGGGAACAGCCAGTACAGGCTGCCCAGCAGCAGGAACCAGGGCAGGAACAGCAGCAGCGACAACCAGGCCATCGCAGACTCCATGTCATCGCGCCTGAGGCGCGTGGGCATCATGCCATGGGCGCAATGCCCTGGTAGTGCCGGCCGCTGGCCGGCATGTCCCGTGCCCTTGCCGGCCAGCGGCCGGCACTACCCGTCATTCGGCGCGCAGCACCGCCAGGGCCGCCAGCACCGCGTCCACTTCGGCGTCCAGCTTGAACAGCTCGCTCTGCAGCTGGTCGCCCTGCTCGGCCTGCTTGATCACGGCAATCAACTGCCCCGCATCGCGCGGCGAATCGAAGCCTTCGCTCTGGATCAGCAGCGTGCCGTCGCCGGCCGTCAGCTTGAAGTAGAAGCGGCCGTCCTTTTCGCGGTACTGCTTGAACAGCGGCGGTGCCACGCGGGCCACGCCGGCATCCTCGCTGGCGATATCGCCCGCAGTGGACAGGTCACGCAGGCCCACCGCATGGCGCAGCTCGTCCAGCAGCGGTGCCGCCAGCTGCTCGCGCAGCTGCTGGCCACGGCGCTTGAGCAGCGCCTCGATCTTCTCCGGCTCGGCCATCAGCGCGTTGTAGCGCTCGCGCAGCGGTGCAAGCTCGCTGTCGATGCGCTCGAACAGCTGCTGCTTGGCATCGCCCCAGCTGATGCCGGCGGCGAACGCCTTGGCGAATTCCGCGGTCTGTTCCGGGGTAGCGAAGGCCTGGTACATCTGGAACAGTGCCGAGCCCTCGGTGTCCTTCGGCTCGCCGGGTGCGCGCGAGTCGGTCAGGATCGAGAACACCAGTTTCTTCAGCTCCTCGCGCGGCACGAACAGCGGAATGGTGTTGTGGTAGCTCTTGCTCATCTTGCGGCCATCCAGGCCCGCCAGCGTCGCCACCTGCTCGTCGATCACCACGTCCGGCAGCGGGAAGTACTCCTTGCCGTACACGTGGTTGAAGCGCTGGGCGAAATCGCGCGCCATCTCGATGTGCTGGATCTGGTCACGGCCCACCGGTACCTGGTTGGCCTTGAAGATGAGGATGTCGGCGGCCATCAGCACCGGATACATGAACAGGCCGGCGCTGACGCCTGCGTCCTCGTCCACGCCTTCCTCGCGGTTCTTGTCCACCGCCGCCTTGTAGGCGTGCGCGCGGTTGAGGATGCCCTTGCTGGCGATGGCGGTCAGGAACCACATCAGCTCGGTGGTCTCGCGGATGTCGCTCTGGCGGTAGAACCACACGTGTTCCGGGTCCAGGCCGCAGGCCAGCCAGCTGGCCGCGATCTCCAGGGTCGCGCGCTGGGTGCGCTGCGGGTCCTGGGACTTGATCAGGCTGTGCAGGTCGGCCAGGAAGAAGAAGCTCTCGATCCCCGGGGCGCGGCTGGCGGCGATGGCCGGACGGATGGCGCCAACGTAGTTGCCCAGGTGGGGCGTGCCGGAGGGGGTGATGCCGGTAAGGACTCGGGTCGTCATGACTGCGTGGGGTAACCTTCGATGAACGGGGCCAGTTTACCTTGCACGCCACCAACCCCGTCAGGGCCTGCGGCGCGTTCATTCACGCAACCCCGCTGGAGACGCCCGATGAAACGCCTGCTGCCCCTGCTGCTGATCCTGCCCCTGGCCGGTTTCCGCCCGGCCCCACCCCCGCCACCGGTGTACACGGGCGGCCCGGTGCGCATGGCCCTGGTCGACCGCGACCGCGGCACCGAACTGCGCAGCTACCCCGCCGAGGGCCAGCGCTGGGTGGCCGGTGAGCGCGGCCACCGCTACGCCGTGCGCCTGTACAACGACAGCCCGCGCCGGGTGCTGGTGGTGCTGTCGGTGGACGGCATCAACGCCATCTCCGGCGAAGATGCCGATCCCTCGCAGACCGGCTACGTGCTCAACCCCGGCCAGCGCGCCGACATCACCGGCTGGCGCAAGAGCCAGGACGAAGTGGCGCAGTTCGTGTTCAGCAGCCCCAGCGGCAGCTATGCCAGCCGCACTGGTCGCCCGGACAACATCGGTGTGGTCGGCGTGGCGGTGTTCGAGGAAGCCCGCCGTTGGTACCCGCAGCCGATCCTGCGCCGTGGCCTGCCAGCACCCGCCCCGGCGGCCGAAGCAGCGGCCGATGCCAGTGCCAACGCCAGTGCCAGTGCCAGCCGCATCGAGGGTTACGCCAGCAAGTCGCAGGCGCCGGCGCTGGGTACCGGCCACGGCGCACGCGAGCAGTCCTCGGTGCGCGATACCGACTTCGAACGCGCCAGCCGCAGCCCGGCGCAGGTTCTGCAGCTGCGTTACGACAGCGCCCGCAACCTGCGCGCGCGCGGCATCCTGGTGGATTCGCCGTCGCGCCTGCCGCGCGAACCGCAGGCGTTCCCCAACCGCTACGTGCCGGACCCGCCAGCGCGCTGATCGCCCGTCCAGACAGCACAACGCCCGCAACCTCACGGTGCGGGCGTTGTGCTGTGGGGGAAAACCGTAGCGCTTACTTGTAGTCCGGGTAGTCCTTGCTCACGCTGTCCTGGAACTCACGCACTTCCTTCTCGGCGCGGTCCTTGGCCCAGCCATAACGTTCCTGCAGGCGACCGGCCAGATACTCGGCATTGCCTTCGGCCACATCGAAGTCGTCGTTGGTCAGATCGCCCCACTTGGCCTGGGCCTTGCCCTTCAGCTGCGACCACTTGCCGGAAATGATGTCTTTGTTCATTGCTGGGAGTCCTTGGTTGCAACGGCGTTCTTACCGTGGCTCCAGCTTCGCGCAGCGGCCGTTGAATACCGGTCAACCGGCAATGAAATAGATGCTCACCTGCTTGAATGGTTCACTACGCTTCGACACATGCGCTGCAGAAGACGCGCAACAAAAAAGGCCGGGGGAAGTCCCCGGCCTTTTTCGCTTTCCGTTCCACTTCAGGCTCAACGGCCCTTGGCGGCATCCT is a genomic window containing:
- the rarD gene encoding EamA family transporter RarD, which translates into the protein MSMDEKDQRRGLLVTASTFVIWGLVPVYWHLLNEVPSFQIIAHRIIWSTVMVLGWLLISSRLGWWQKIAAQPRALPILLVSSLTIAFNWGLYIWAVNAGHVIETSLGYFINPLVNVLLGVLVLKERLRRLQWVAVAMAAVGVAWLTIDAGTPPWIALGLACSFGLYGLLRKLVSVDPVAGLGVESMYLFLPALAFAIWAENGHGGAFFHGWGWRNDLLLIFGGAVTAVPLIGFAYGVKRIPLSLVGILQYIAPSLQLLLGVFFFHEAFDTAKAIGFAAIWAGLILFVGDNIRTMRAKR
- a CDS encoding M28 family metallopeptidase — protein: MRVLLLSSCLFVGGLAHAANDLPGGGIDPQALSRHVRVLASDEFEGRAPATEGEERTVQYLIEQFRSYGLQPGGVDGSWVQPVPLVRAQLDGAAKASLSLKQGKRALANGVDVTLQSLQPRKRVQIKDAPLVFVGYGIDAPERHWNDYKDVDLHGKIAVVLINDADFEADTPGAFDGKAVTYYGRWTYKFEEAARRGAEGVLIVHETAPAAYGWATVKSSGTSPLFDIERGQAEAMAQHTPLRGWMQRELAEAIFADAGLDFDAEKRKAMRADFRPVALDNAKLSVDLALKREQVVTRNVVAKLPGGEHADEAVIFSAHWDAFGIGQADAKGDRIRRGAIDNATGVATVLELGRVFAAGPQPQRTLYFVALTAEEKGLLGASYYAAHPLAPLDKTAAVLNIEMFSPDGATRDIASWGKGRVSLEGDLERVAKARGRSYSPDPNLEAGFFYRADHFAFARLGVPAITIGPGLDKLDGGVEAGRALREKYFADCYHQACDAWTPSWDPSGHAADTLLVYDLGAELANSRRWPTWEKESEFRSTRDKSESARR
- a CDS encoding MFS transporter, which codes for MSTTSQPAVPANDRAALRRSISNTLKGSAGNLVEWYDVYVYSVFAVYFESQFFSPDDKNSTMYVWAIFAATFLMRPIGAWFFGRFADRHGRRLALTVSVTLMALCSFLIAITPTAASIGIWAAVILLFARLLQGFATGGEYGASATYMSEAAIPGRRGFLSSFHYVTLVGGHVLAQLTLLLMLTFWGKPEISEWGWRIAFGIGGIAAVVVFWLRRGMDETMEESSIEAAREGKAKKSGSMYELFVHQWRPLLLCFLITAGGTVAFYTYSVNGPKMIQSAFAGNDPMTGTLINLGVLAFLMVLQPVGGWLSDIIGRKTLLVFFGVGGVLYSWYLITQLPHQHDATLAFLTLALAFVILTGYTSINAVVKAELFPTHVRALGVGLGYALANSLFGGTAPLLYQGALKTGHVDWFAIYVTATIAVSLVVYIFFLTNKGPNWLDGTRK
- a CDS encoding MBL fold metallo-hydrolase produces the protein MTADPSIHTIDTGFQRPDFDAAYLIIENGRAAFVDCGTGLSVPAMLQALADAGLGVDAVDWLLLTHVHLDHAGGAGLLMQQLPNAKAVLHPRGAPHMIDPARLIAGATAVYGAEEIARSYGRIEAIPEQRVVVAEDGHRIDLAGRELLLLHTPGHALHHYCVWDARSRSWFTGDTFGISYRELDSAQGAFIFPTSSPVQFDPEAMKASIRRMLDYTPQAMYLTHYGRVEQVEKLANDLFEQIDAMATIGRQCDGRPDRHRCLLAALQALYLERAQQHGCALDQAAVTAVLSMDIELNAQGLACWLDRIRR
- the yedA gene encoding drug/metabolite exporter YedA, coding for MSAPPSSSAAAPRGGLVALALLLVYVVWGSTYLGIAKALHGGALPLTMVSGSRFIIAGGLMFLALRLFWKMPNPTLRQWRNLVVMGVTMLVLGNGMVVLAEREVSSGLAATAVASVPLWMALFSALRGQHASKGEWLGIAVGFAGVVWLNAGSSLTASPTGLVLLLIAPIGWAFGSVWSRGLDLPGPFMTAAGQMICGGVLLVLTGLAVGERPTTLPDAGGLLAMAYLCVFGSIVAFTAYVWLLQNVRPALAGSYAYVNPVIAVLLGAALNGERFGWRDFLAMAVILLGVVVLTMARTRKK
- a CDS encoding CsbD family protein — its product is MNKDIISGKWSQLKGKAQAKWGDLTNDDFDVAEGNAEYLAGRLQERYGWAKDRAEKEVREFQDSVSKDYPDYK
- a CDS encoding tryptophan--tRNA ligase, whose amino-acid sequence is MTTRVLTGITPSGTPHLGNYVGAIRPAIAASRAPGIESFFFLADLHSLIKSQDPQRTQRATLEIAASWLACGLDPEHVWFYRQSDIRETTELMWFLTAIASKGILNRAHAYKAAVDKNREEGVDEDAGVSAGLFMYPVLMAADILIFKANQVPVGRDQIQHIEMARDFAQRFNHVYGKEYFPLPDVVIDEQVATLAGLDGRKMSKSYHNTIPLFVPREELKKLVFSILTDSRAPGEPKDTEGSALFQMYQAFATPEQTAEFAKAFAAGISWGDAKQQLFERIDSELAPLRERYNALMAEPEKIEALLKRRGQQLREQLAAPLLDELRHAVGLRDLSTAGDIASEDAGVARVAPPLFKQYREKDGRFYFKLTAGDGTLLIQSEGFDSPRDAGQLIAVIKQAEQGDQLQSELFKLDAEVDAVLAALAVLRAE